In Hamadaea flava, a genomic segment contains:
- the sigB gene encoding RNA polymerase sigma factor SigB, whose protein sequence is MFSERGETTMDDTAATVMTNDLDAVDERGVSSDLVRAYLNAIGKTKLLTAEQEVELARRVEAGLMAEHLLEAAHEAGHPCEVANDLAVVVSEGRAAKDHLLEANLRLVVSVAKRYTGRGMAFLDLIQEGNLGLIRAVEKFDYTKGYKFSTYATWWIRQAITRAMADQARTIRIPVHMVEQVNRMVRVRRDLAVQLGREPSIAQLAATLEVPEYQVIELMSYDREPVSLDQAVGDDGESALGDFVSCAAPATEDSVALGQLRGEVAFVLATLSQREQAVIRLRFGLDDGRQRTLDEVGKEFGLSRERIRQIEKTTLSKLRQPERAGRLAVYAA, encoded by the coding sequence ATGTTCAGCGAACGGGGAGAGACGACGATGGACGACACCGCCGCAACGGTCATGACGAACGACCTCGACGCCGTCGACGAGCGCGGCGTCTCCTCGGACCTGGTCCGGGCGTACCTGAACGCGATCGGCAAGACCAAGCTCCTCACCGCGGAGCAGGAGGTCGAGTTGGCGCGCCGGGTGGAAGCCGGGCTGATGGCCGAGCACCTCCTGGAGGCGGCCCACGAAGCGGGCCACCCCTGCGAGGTCGCGAACGACCTGGCCGTCGTGGTCTCCGAGGGACGTGCCGCGAAGGACCATCTGCTGGAGGCGAACCTTCGGCTCGTGGTCAGCGTCGCGAAGCGCTATACGGGCCGGGGGATGGCGTTCCTGGATCTGATCCAGGAGGGCAACCTGGGTCTGATCCGGGCGGTGGAGAAGTTCGACTACACCAAGGGTTACAAGTTCTCGACGTACGCCACCTGGTGGATCCGGCAGGCGATCACGCGGGCGATGGCCGACCAGGCCCGCACGATCCGTATCCCGGTGCACATGGTGGAGCAGGTGAACCGCATGGTCCGCGTACGCCGCGACCTGGCGGTCCAGCTGGGCCGGGAGCCTTCGATCGCGCAGCTCGCAGCCACGCTGGAGGTCCCGGAGTACCAGGTCATCGAGCTGATGTCCTACGACCGCGAGCCGGTCAGCCTGGACCAGGCCGTCGGTGACGACGGGGAGAGCGCGCTGGGCGATTTCGTCTCCTGCGCCGCTCCGGCCACTGAGGACAGTGTCGCGCTGGGCCAGCTCCGGGGCGAGGTCGCCTTCGTCCTCGCCACCCTCAGCCAGCGTGAGCAGGCGGTGATCCGGCTGCGGTTCGGCCTGGACGACGGCCGTCAGCGCACCCTGGACGAGGTCGGCAAGGAGTTCGGCCTGTCCCGCGAGCGCATCCGTCAGATCGAGAAGACCACGCTGTCGAAGCTGCGGCAGCCCGAGCGCGCCGGCCGCCTGGCCGTGTACGCCGCCTGA
- a CDS encoding helix-turn-helix domain-containing protein, giving the protein MLGAHLRRLREAQGISREDAGWQIRASESKISRMELGRVGFKERDVADLLTHYGLAEGDERERLLTLAREANAPGWWHRYSDILPAWFQPYIGLESAASLIRNYEVQFVPGLLQTADYARAVVSLGHARTGAEGIDRRVELRMTRQQVLRRPDAPQFWAVVDEGALRRPVGGRKVMIAQLEALIEASELPNVRIQVVPFLIGGHAAHGGAFSIMRFAEPDLPDVVYVEQLTSAIYLDKREDVDQYQIVMETLCIEAAPPEQTPDILRKIAADLAQ; this is encoded by the coding sequence ATGCTTGGAGCGCACCTCCGCCGGCTGCGGGAAGCCCAAGGGATCTCCCGGGAAGACGCCGGCTGGCAGATCCGGGCGTCCGAGTCCAAGATCAGCCGGATGGAGCTGGGCCGCGTCGGGTTCAAGGAACGCGACGTGGCCGACCTGCTCACCCACTACGGGCTGGCCGAGGGCGACGAGCGCGAACGCCTGCTCACCCTGGCCCGGGAGGCGAACGCGCCCGGCTGGTGGCATCGATACAGCGACATCCTGCCCGCGTGGTTCCAGCCCTACATCGGACTGGAGTCGGCGGCGTCGCTGATCCGTAACTACGAGGTCCAGTTCGTCCCCGGCCTCCTCCAGACCGCCGACTACGCCCGGGCCGTCGTGAGCCTCGGGCACGCGCGTACGGGGGCCGAGGGGATCGACCGTCGCGTCGAACTGCGGATGACCCGCCAGCAGGTGCTGCGTAGACCGGACGCACCCCAGTTCTGGGCCGTCGTCGACGAAGGCGCGCTGCGGCGCCCGGTCGGCGGCCGAAAGGTCATGATCGCCCAGCTCGAGGCGCTCATCGAGGCGAGCGAGCTGCCCAACGTACGCATCCAGGTCGTGCCGTTCCTCATCGGCGGGCACGCGGCGCACGGCGGTGCCTTCAGCATCATGCGGTTCGCCGAGCCGGACCTGCCCGACGTCGTCTACGTGGAGCAGCTGACGAGCGCGATCTACCTCGACAAGCGCGAAGACGTCGACCAGTACCAGATCGTCATGGAGACGCTCTGCATCGAGGCCGCGCCGCCGGAACAGACGCCCGACATCCTCCGCAAAATCGCGGCAGACCTGGCTCAGTGA
- a CDS encoding carbohydrate kinase family protein yields the protein MCCVGDIITDVLAALLAPLAPDSDTPAHIQVAGGGQAANTASWLAASGADVVLVGAVGDDQAGRERVAELTEAGVRVAAQVCHGSATGAIVVLSTLHGRSMITDRGANLLLTPESVDVGLSDAGRLHLSAYTLLDPGSRRAGRHALEQAMARGIPVSVDAASAHPLEQVGAELFFSWVRGTQVLLANSDEALVLAGEGTPEEQARRLADAVGGSAVVKLGAGGAVWALPDGELLTAPATAVPALDTTGAGDAFAAGLIGALAAGASPDKALSAATALGSQAVTTLGARPPVPVHSEVGR from the coding sequence ATCTGCTGCGTCGGCGACATCATCACCGACGTGCTCGCCGCCCTCCTGGCTCCGCTCGCCCCGGACTCGGACACCCCCGCGCACATCCAGGTCGCCGGGGGCGGCCAGGCAGCGAACACCGCGTCCTGGCTGGCGGCGTCCGGGGCCGACGTCGTCCTCGTCGGCGCGGTCGGCGACGACCAGGCCGGTCGCGAGCGCGTCGCCGAACTCACCGAGGCCGGCGTCCGCGTGGCCGCCCAGGTCTGCCACGGGTCGGCCACCGGCGCCATCGTCGTCCTCTCGACGCTGCACGGCCGGAGCATGATCACCGACCGGGGGGCCAATCTGCTGCTCACGCCGGAATCGGTGGACGTCGGGCTGAGCGACGCCGGCCGACTGCACCTCTCGGCGTACACGTTGCTTGATCCAGGCTCACGACGCGCGGGGCGGCACGCCCTCGAGCAGGCCATGGCCCGCGGCATTCCGGTGAGCGTCGACGCGGCCTCCGCGCACCCGCTCGAGCAAGTGGGCGCGGAGCTTTTCTTCTCATGGGTACGCGGGACGCAGGTCCTGCTCGCGAACAGTGATGAAGCACTTGTCCTGGCTGGTGAAGGTACCCCCGAAGAGCAGGCGCGTCGGCTCGCCGACGCCGTCGGCGGATCCGCGGTCGTCAAGCTTGGCGCGGGCGGCGCGGTCTGGGCGCTGCCGGACGGCGAGCTGCTCACGGCGCCCGCGACGGCAGTGCCCGCCCTAGACACCACCGGAGCCGGCGACGCCTTCGCCGCCGGCCTCATCGGGGCGCTGGCCGCCGGCGCATCGCCCGACAAGGCGCTCAGCGCGGCCACCGCGCTCGGCTCCCAAGCGGTCACGACGCTGGGCGCCAGGCCACCCGTGCCCGTTCACTCAGAAGTGGGACGATGA
- a CDS encoding sporulation protein has protein sequence MLNRLRQLFGAGGPSVATTLQAKRTQPGGDVSGVVQVVGGSRPVTVSKVVLGLSTKVCVDGDDTHFDDVFFARQALTGSFGLAPGEEREFPFEYLVPYEAPLTMIAGQRLGTVELGLRTELEVARAFDGSDLDPIETTPLPAQETVVKALLDLGFRILRSDVEHGTLRGVDQTLPFFQEIEFHPAAKYATMLNQLEVTFVAGPVSTQVVLELDRRGGLIPNREVFGRFVVDHSALGDTDWKGTLDDWIMESCRRGGLF, from the coding sequence GTGTTGAACCGGCTGCGCCAGCTCTTCGGCGCCGGTGGACCGAGCGTCGCGACGACGTTGCAGGCCAAGCGAACCCAGCCCGGCGGCGACGTCAGCGGCGTCGTCCAAGTCGTCGGCGGTTCGCGGCCGGTCACCGTCTCGAAGGTCGTCCTCGGACTGTCTACAAAGGTATGCGTCGACGGCGACGACACCCACTTCGACGACGTCTTCTTCGCGCGCCAGGCGTTGACCGGATCGTTCGGGCTCGCCCCCGGCGAGGAGCGCGAATTCCCCTTCGAGTACCTCGTGCCCTACGAGGCTCCGCTCACGATGATCGCCGGGCAGCGGCTCGGCACGGTCGAGCTGGGACTGCGTACGGAGTTGGAGGTCGCCCGCGCGTTCGACGGCAGCGACCTCGACCCGATCGAGACGACGCCGCTGCCGGCGCAGGAGACGGTCGTCAAGGCGTTGCTGGATCTCGGCTTCCGGATCCTCCGCTCTGATGTGGAGCACGGCACCCTACGCGGCGTGGATCAGACGCTCCCGTTCTTCCAGGAGATCGAGTTCCACCCCGCCGCCAAGTACGCCACCATGCTCAACCAGCTCGAAGTCACCTTCGTCGCCGGACCGGTCTCGACCCAGGTGGTCCTCGAACTCGACCGCCGGGGCGGGCTCATCCCGAACCGCGAGGTCTTCGGCCGCTTCGTCGTCGACCACTCGGCGCTCGGCGACACCGACTGGAAGGGCACGCTGGACGACTGGATCATGGAGTCGTGCCGACGCGGCGGCCTCTTCTGA
- a CDS encoding DUF7782 domain-containing protein, with amino-acid sequence MTEQQGILDRSGLDQLRDALVDAEFTQAGVAARIGPEAWAAAGREDFRATLAATDGADDALGVLVRVFLAGQTEAEETVAAALGGLPLPQALASGLVERAEDGLRAGIDLDIYGDWWVVADLPAAARPGRPLPADHVLGVGMASMTLADATIRRPVGSALDLGTGCGVQALHLSEHAATITATDLSERALRFAATTAHLNGLSWELLAGDLLAPVAGRRFDQVVSNPPFVVGPGVTTHTYRDSGRPGDGVCAELAAAAPRLLNPGGTMQYLANWVHVAGEDWTERVAGWFAGTGCDLWVIQREVTEPLDYVRLWLYDAAEGHDPQRAAAWLDWFDRNKIEAIGFGLISARYSGSDEPIVVCEDAFQRLDQPVGVQVANWFDRQDHLSGVDLDGLLDLRLRTAPGLLLRQDATMSPDGWAVDRQILELTDGMHWAEEIDPLIVSLVGGCDGNTTLRELVTLLAAAHEAPFDLLALSLAGIVRHLITRGLLLP; translated from the coding sequence GTGACCGAACAGCAGGGCATCCTGGATCGCAGCGGCCTCGATCAACTGCGCGACGCGCTCGTCGACGCCGAGTTCACCCAGGCAGGCGTGGCCGCCCGGATCGGGCCGGAGGCCTGGGCCGCCGCCGGGCGCGAGGACTTCCGGGCCACCCTGGCCGCCACCGACGGCGCGGACGACGCTTTGGGCGTACTGGTGCGGGTGTTCCTCGCCGGGCAGACCGAAGCCGAGGAGACCGTGGCCGCCGCGCTCGGCGGGCTGCCGCTGCCGCAGGCACTGGCCTCCGGGTTGGTCGAACGGGCCGAGGACGGCCTGCGCGCCGGAATCGACCTGGACATCTACGGGGACTGGTGGGTCGTCGCCGACCTGCCGGCCGCGGCCCGGCCAGGCCGTCCACTACCCGCCGATCACGTGCTCGGCGTCGGCATGGCCTCGATGACGCTCGCCGACGCCACCATCCGTCGCCCCGTCGGCAGCGCACTGGACCTGGGCACGGGCTGCGGCGTACAAGCTCTGCATCTGTCCGAGCACGCTGCGACGATCACCGCGACCGATCTCTCGGAGCGGGCGTTGCGGTTCGCCGCGACGACCGCGCACCTCAACGGGCTGTCCTGGGAGCTGCTGGCGGGCGACCTGCTGGCACCGGTCGCGGGACGGCGGTTCGACCAGGTGGTGAGCAACCCGCCGTTCGTGGTGGGGCCGGGCGTGACCACCCACACCTACCGTGACTCGGGGCGGCCCGGCGACGGCGTCTGCGCGGAGCTGGCGGCGGCCGCGCCCCGGCTGCTGAACCCCGGCGGCACGATGCAGTACCTGGCGAACTGGGTGCACGTGGCGGGCGAGGACTGGACCGAGCGCGTCGCCGGCTGGTTCGCGGGGACCGGCTGCGACCTGTGGGTCATCCAGCGCGAAGTGACCGAACCCCTCGACTACGTACGCCTCTGGCTCTACGACGCGGCCGAGGGCCACGATCCGCAGCGGGCCGCCGCCTGGCTGGACTGGTTCGACCGCAACAAGATCGAAGCCATCGGCTTCGGGCTGATCAGCGCCCGGTACAGCGGCTCCGACGAGCCGATCGTGGTCTGCGAAGACGCCTTCCAACGCCTCGACCAGCCAGTCGGCGTGCAGGTCGCCAACTGGTTCGACCGTCAGGACCACCTGTCCGGAGTGGACCTCGACGGGCTGCTGGACCTGCGACTGCGTACGGCGCCCGGGCTGCTGCTACGGCAGGACGCCACGATGAGCCCAGACGGCTGGGCAGTCGACCGGCAGATCCTCGAACTGACCGACGGGATGCACTGGGCCGAGGAGATCGACCCGCTGATCGTCTCCCTCGTGGGCGGCTGCGACGGCAACACCACGCTGCGAGAACTGGTGACGTTGCTGGCCGCCGCCCACGAAGCGCCCTTCGACCTGCTGGCGCTGTCGCTGGCGGGCATCGTCCGCCACCTGATCACCCGCGGCCTCCTCCTCCCGTGA
- a CDS encoding pseudouridine-5'-phosphate glycosidase, protein MSIRLSEEVAAAVEDGSPVVALESTIVSHGLPRPDNLRIAREIEETVRKNGAIPATIGMVEGDLVVGLSDDELTRLATRDDVVKLSVRDLATAAAKKADGATTVASTSAIAAAVGIGVFATGGLGGVHREANQTFDESADLITLAQTPIAVVCAGVKSILDVGATLERLETLGVGVLGYRTSRFPGFFITDSGFDLGWSVESPEEIASVMKAQNDQGLHEAGLIVANPLPVDEQLDPDLHDRTLADGLRLVAERKITGKDVTPALLAHFHSATEGKSLEVNVRIILHNAALAAQIAAAASRM, encoded by the coding sequence CTCGCACGGGTTGCCCCGACCGGACAATCTTCGCATCGCCCGCGAAATCGAAGAAACCGTCCGAAAGAATGGCGCTATCCCGGCGACCATCGGCATGGTCGAGGGCGACCTGGTCGTCGGCCTGTCCGACGACGAGCTGACCCGCCTCGCGACCCGCGACGACGTGGTCAAACTCTCCGTCCGCGACCTCGCCACCGCAGCGGCCAAGAAGGCCGACGGGGCGACCACCGTGGCCAGTACCTCCGCCATCGCCGCAGCGGTCGGCATCGGCGTCTTCGCCACCGGCGGGCTGGGCGGCGTCCACCGGGAGGCCAACCAGACCTTCGACGAGTCCGCCGACCTGATCACGCTGGCCCAGACGCCGATCGCGGTGGTCTGCGCGGGCGTGAAGTCGATCCTCGACGTCGGCGCCACCCTGGAGCGCCTGGAGACGCTCGGCGTCGGCGTCCTCGGCTACCGCACCAGCCGCTTCCCCGGCTTCTTCATCACCGACTCGGGCTTCGACCTGGGCTGGTCGGTCGAGAGCCCGGAAGAGATCGCCTCGGTGATGAAGGCGCAGAACGACCAGGGCCTACACGAGGCCGGCCTGATCGTGGCCAACCCGCTGCCGGTGGACGAGCAGCTCGACCCGGACCTGCACGACCGGACGCTGGCCGACGGGCTGCGCCTGGTCGCCGAGCGCAAGATCACCGGCAAGGACGTGACGCCCGCCCTGCTCGCCCACTTCCACTCCGCCACCGAGGGCAAGAGCCTGGAGGTCAACGTGCGGATCATCCTGCACAACGCGGCCCTCGCGGCACAGATCGCGGCTGCCGCCAGCCGGATGTGA
- a CDS encoding DUF397 domain-containing protein: protein MNRGEGIKFVTDWIQGQHLTWRKSGRSNASGNCVEVARLPEGSGVAIRNSRNPDGPALVFTAEEIAAFVAGVRDGEFDDLVVPGGP from the coding sequence ATGAACCGCGGGGAGGGAATCAAGTTCGTGACTGACTGGATCCAGGGCCAGCATCTGACCTGGCGCAAGAGCGGACGGAGCAACGCGAGCGGGAACTGCGTAGAGGTCGCCCGATTGCCGGAGGGCTCGGGCGTGGCGATCCGCAACTCCCGGAACCCGGACGGGCCGGCGCTCGTGTTCACGGCCGAGGAGATCGCCGCCTTCGTCGCGGGCGTACGCGACGGCGAGTTCGACGATCTGGTGGTCCCCGGCGGGCCGTGA
- a CDS encoding DUF3099 domain-containing protein — translation MARNAPILITDAEPSLEKQRHSREIRYLLMMSLRAVCLILGSVLAVMQVPLLWLWLLLCGLGMVVLPWMAVLIANDRPVKAEHRWRHKPAAAPGTSTHELPTQPTGKTIDVDP, via the coding sequence ATGGCGCGCAACGCCCCCATCCTGATCACCGACGCTGAGCCGAGCCTCGAAAAGCAGCGGCACAGTCGGGAGATCCGCTATCTGCTCATGATGTCGCTGCGGGCGGTCTGCCTGATCCTGGGCTCCGTCCTGGCCGTCATGCAGGTTCCGCTGCTGTGGCTGTGGCTGCTGCTCTGCGGCCTGGGCATGGTCGTCCTGCCGTGGATGGCCGTCCTCATCGCCAACGACCGCCCGGTCAAGGCGGAGCACCGGTGGCGGCACAAGCCCGCCGCCGCACCGGGCACGTCCACCCACGAACTACCCACCCAGCCGACCGGAAAGACCATCGACGTAGACCCATGA
- a CDS encoding SAM-dependent methyltransferase, translating to MNDAPQNSELLSRLDTSVAHSARLWNYLLGGKDNFAADREAAEQVLAFMPELVQSARYNREFLGRVVRHLAGPAGIDQFLDIGTGLPTANNTHEVAQKTNPAARIVYVDNDPMVLVHARALLTSTPEGATDYIDADIRDPETILQNAARTLDFERPMAIMLLGILNFVVDDAEAAAIVAKLLDAVPEGSYLVMSHPTAEVHREAVERAMQMWNSSGSAPICARTPAAISEYFEGLDVLDPGFVTVSHWRPDGNDEAVVTEWCGVGHKR from the coding sequence GTGAACGACGCACCGCAAAACTCAGAGCTGCTGTCCCGGCTGGACACTTCGGTGGCCCACTCCGCGCGGCTCTGGAACTACCTGCTCGGCGGCAAGGACAACTTCGCCGCCGACCGTGAGGCGGCCGAGCAGGTCCTGGCATTCATGCCGGAGCTGGTGCAGTCCGCCCGCTACAACCGCGAATTCCTCGGCCGCGTGGTCCGCCACCTCGCCGGACCTGCCGGAATCGACCAGTTCCTCGACATCGGCACCGGCCTGCCGACCGCGAACAACACGCACGAGGTCGCCCAGAAGACCAACCCCGCCGCGCGGATCGTCTATGTGGACAACGACCCCATGGTCCTCGTCCACGCGCGTGCTCTCCTGACGAGTACGCCCGAAGGCGCGACCGACTACATCGACGCCGATATCCGCGATCCGGAGACGATCCTGCAGAACGCCGCGCGTACGCTCGACTTCGAGCGGCCGATGGCGATCATGCTGCTCGGCATCCTGAACTTCGTCGTCGACGACGCCGAGGCCGCCGCGATCGTCGCCAAGCTGCTCGACGCCGTACCCGAAGGCAGCTACCTCGTCATGTCGCATCCCACGGCCGAGGTCCACCGGGAGGCGGTCGAGCGCGCCATGCAGATGTGGAACTCCAGCGGCTCGGCCCCCATCTGCGCGCGTACGCCCGCCGCCATCTCCGAGTACTTCGAAGGGCTGGACGTCCTCGACCCCGGCTTCGTGACCGTTTCGCACTGGCGGCCGGACGGCAACGACGAGGCCGTCGTCACCGAGTGGTGCGGCGTCGGCCACAAGCGCTGA
- a CDS encoding DNA-3-methyladenine glycosylase I, whose product MSDLIIGADGLARCPWGASTPDYAVYHDTEWGRRIEGDDALFERLTLEGFQSGLSWLTILRKRENFRTAFAGFSIPAVAAFGPDDVDRLMADTGIVRNRAKIEAALNNARVADTLDLSELLWSYAPPRRPRPAALGEVPAVTPESTAMAKALRKRGFRFFGPTTAYALMQATGMVDDHLHGCHVPQLSARS is encoded by the coding sequence ATGAGCGATCTGATCATCGGGGCCGACGGCCTCGCCCGGTGCCCCTGGGGTGCGAGCACACCCGACTACGCGGTCTACCACGACACCGAATGGGGCCGGCGGATCGAAGGCGACGACGCCCTGTTCGAACGGCTCACCCTGGAAGGGTTCCAGTCCGGCCTGTCCTGGCTGACCATCCTGCGCAAGCGGGAAAACTTCCGGACCGCGTTCGCCGGCTTCTCGATCCCGGCGGTCGCCGCCTTCGGACCCGACGACGTCGACCGGCTGATGGCCGACACAGGGATCGTCCGCAACCGGGCGAAGATCGAAGCCGCCCTGAACAACGCCCGAGTCGCCGACACGCTGGACCTCTCCGAGCTGCTGTGGTCGTACGCTCCCCCGCGACGGCCCCGCCCGGCGGCACTGGGCGAGGTCCCAGCGGTCACCCCGGAATCCACGGCGATGGCCAAGGCGCTCCGCAAACGCGGATTCCGGTTCTTCGGGCCGACCACGGCGTACGCCCTCATGCAAGCGACCGGGATGGTCGACGACCACCTCCACGGCTGCCACGTCCCCCAGTTGTCCGCGCGATCATGA
- a CDS encoding HhH-GPD-type base excision DNA repair protein: MSKLFLAQEPAADEMLATDPLALLIGMLLDQQQPLEKAFAGPFRLAERLGVQHLDAAAIAGHDPEDFARIYAVPPAIHRYHGSMAQRTQQLCQAVTDEYDGDAGRIWGEAADGKDLFNRLTALPGYGKQKAHILIALLGKQLGVQPAGWREAAGAYGEEGSFRSAADIVDAASLTKVREYKKAAKVAAKG, translated from the coding sequence ATGTCGAAGCTCTTCCTCGCTCAGGAGCCGGCCGCCGACGAGATGCTCGCGACCGACCCGCTGGCACTGCTCATCGGGATGCTCCTCGACCAGCAGCAGCCCCTGGAGAAGGCGTTCGCGGGGCCGTTCCGGCTGGCCGAGCGGCTCGGCGTACAGCATCTCGACGCGGCGGCCATCGCCGGGCACGATCCGGAGGACTTCGCCCGGATCTACGCCGTCCCCCCGGCCATCCATCGCTATCACGGCTCGATGGCGCAGCGTACGCAGCAACTCTGCCAAGCCGTCACCGACGAGTACGACGGCGACGCCGGCCGGATCTGGGGCGAGGCGGCCGACGGCAAGGACCTCTTCAACCGGCTGACGGCACTGCCCGGCTACGGCAAGCAGAAGGCGCACATCCTCATCGCCCTGCTCGGCAAGCAGCTCGGCGTGCAGCCGGCGGGGTGGCGCGAGGCGGCCGGGGCGTACGGCGAGGAGGGGTCGTTCCGTTCGGCGGCCGACATCGTCGACGCGGCCTCCCTGACGAAGGTACGCGAGTACAAGAAGGCCGCGAAGGTTGCGGCGAAGGGTTAG
- a CDS encoding GGDEF domain-containing protein: MNPAVVAIVLTGLAGVGVAVWLGRRVRQAEAAAVELRRKVLVERIAARQDSLTGLLNRRAFYELGTALLADPARLPMTAVLVDIDGFQRINHGYGQIVGDEVLVALGRRFADYVGGQLVARLGGDEFVALVRGSGADPDPDRLEELLATPIWVGGQVIRITATVGVSDVSGPADLTRALRRAESMLRRTKIVQRRARTLPNPVTRTTPTEGSPLEQALLSGHEARVEGAGVDPVYCRTRVVAKRRRRH; the protein is encoded by the coding sequence GTGAATCCAGCCGTCGTCGCGATCGTCCTGACCGGCTTGGCTGGCGTGGGGGTGGCGGTCTGGCTGGGCCGGCGGGTTCGCCAGGCCGAGGCGGCCGCCGTCGAGCTGCGCCGGAAGGTGCTCGTCGAGCGCATCGCCGCCCGGCAGGATTCGCTGACCGGCCTGCTCAATCGGCGCGCGTTCTACGAATTGGGCACCGCGTTGCTCGCCGACCCGGCCCGGCTCCCGATGACCGCGGTGCTGGTCGACATCGACGGATTTCAGCGGATCAATCACGGGTACGGGCAGATCGTCGGCGATGAGGTGCTCGTCGCGCTCGGCCGCCGATTCGCGGACTACGTGGGCGGCCAGCTCGTGGCGCGGCTCGGCGGAGACGAGTTCGTCGCGCTCGTCCGCGGATCGGGTGCGGACCCCGACCCCGACCGGCTAGAGGAACTGCTCGCCACCCCGATCTGGGTCGGCGGTCAGGTCATCCGGATCACCGCGACGGTCGGAGTATCCGATGTGTCCGGTCCGGCCGACCTCACCCGGGCGCTGCGCCGGGCCGAGTCGATGCTGCGGCGTACCAAGATCGTCCAGCGGCGGGCCCGGACGCTGCCCAACCCCGTCACCCGCACCACCCCCACCGAGGGCAGCCCGCTCGAACAAGCCCTGCTGAGCGGGCACGAGGCCCGCGTCGAGGGAGCCGGCGTCGACCCCGTCTACTGCCGGACCCGGGTGGTCGCCAAGCGGCGCCGGCGCCACTGA
- a CDS encoding bestrophin-like domain, which produces MDVMLTGTLVTVGAAAASVGGFLLISKVVPRRWLVADTDAASTLYATIGMAYAILIAIAAIAIWEPRSAAASSTDLEAGSLVEAYWSADQLAPADRTEVRDLIVAYLGEATGPEWTRLRVRHEPDDGAELLFTELRRRVDAVHPQTDPEQNAYAQLSAQISAAAGARSGRLQAAGEGMPGLLWPVLIAGGLVSVVFLYLFGLERTFPNGLMMAVVGAMIALLLFVLYQVEYPLSRAFAVTPDSLTTALARLRGLP; this is translated from the coding sequence ATGGATGTCATGCTCACCGGAACACTCGTCACAGTCGGGGCCGCCGCCGCGTCGGTCGGTGGCTTCCTCCTGATCTCCAAGGTCGTCCCGCGCCGATGGCTGGTCGCCGACACGGACGCCGCCAGCACGCTCTACGCCACCATCGGGATGGCGTACGCCATCCTCATCGCCATCGCCGCGATCGCCATCTGGGAACCCCGGTCGGCCGCCGCGTCGAGCACCGACCTCGAAGCCGGCAGCCTCGTCGAGGCGTACTGGTCGGCCGACCAACTCGCCCCGGCCGACCGAACCGAGGTACGCGACCTGATCGTGGCGTACCTCGGGGAGGCGACCGGTCCGGAGTGGACGCGGTTACGCGTACGCCACGAACCGGACGACGGGGCCGAACTGCTCTTCACGGAGCTGCGCCGGCGAGTCGACGCCGTACACCCCCAGACCGATCCGGAGCAGAACGCGTACGCCCAGCTCAGCGCCCAGATCAGCGCGGCGGCCGGGGCTCGGAGCGGCCGCCTGCAAGCCGCCGGGGAAGGAATGCCCGGCCTGCTCTGGCCGGTGCTGATCGCCGGTGGGCTGGTCAGCGTGGTGTTCCTCTACCTGTTCGGGCTGGAGCGCACCTTCCCGAACGGGCTCATGATGGCCGTCGTCGGTGCGATGATCGCGCTGCTGCTCTTCGTCCTCTACCAGGTGGAGTACCCGCTCAGCCGGGCGTTCGCGGTCACCCCGGACAGCCTGACGACCGCGCTCGCCCGGTTACGCGGCCTGCCCTAA